A stretch of Brassica rapa cultivar Chiifu-401-42 chromosome A08, CAAS_Brap_v3.01, whole genome shotgun sequence DNA encodes these proteins:
- the LOC103833533 gene encoding dynein light chain LC6, flagellar outer arm, with product MSEGRIKKSVNGGAPAQTNPDDRRSSVEASSQGAGAGKQRAVIKSADMKEDMQKEAIDIAITAFEKNSVEKDIAENIKKEFDKKHGATWHCIVGRNFGSYVTHETNHFVYFYLDQKAVLLFKSG from the exons aTGAGTGAGGGGAGGATAAAGAAGAGTGTGAACGGAGGAGCACCGGCGCAAACAAATCCGGATGATCGGAGATCTAGTGTTGAAGCATCTTCTCAAGGGGCGGGGGCGGGGAAGCAGCGAGCTGTGATAAAAAGTGCTGATATGAAGGAGGATATGCAGAAGGAGGCTATCGATATCGCTATCACC GCATTTGAGAAGAACAGTGTGGAGAAGGATATAGCTGAGAATATAAAAAAGGAGTTTGACAAGAAACATGGTGCTACTTGGCATTGCATTGTTGGTCGCAACTTTG GTTCTTACGTAACCCACGAGACTAACCATTTCGTTTACTTTTACCTCGACCAAAAAGCTGTTCTGCTCTTCAAGTCCGGTTAA
- the LOC103833534 gene encoding probable acylpyruvase FAHD1, mitochondrial, producing MTMTTSMIQRLFTQGTKIVCVGRNYAAHAKELGNAVPKEPVIFLKPTSSYLENGGTIEIPHPLESLHHEVELAVVMGEKARDVPEATAMDYIGGYAVALDMTARELQATAKASGLPWTLAKGQDTFTPISSVLPKAMVHDPDNLELWLKVDGETRQKGLTKDMIFKVPYLISYISSIMTLYEGDVILTGTPEGVGPVKIGQKITAGITGLSEVQFDVDRRLKPLS from the exons ATGACAATGACGACGTCGATGATACAGAGGCTGTTCACGCAAGGCACCAAGATCGTCTGCGTCGGGCGTAACTACGCCGCTCACGCCAAAGAACTAGGCAACGCCGTTCCCAAG GAACCAGTTATATTCTTAAAGCCGACGTCATCATACTTAGAGAACGGAGGAACGATTGAGATTCCACATCCTCTAGAATCACTCCATCATGAGGTGGAGCTCGCTGTAGTGATGGGAGAGAAGGCTAGAGATGTACCCGAGGCAACCGCCATGGATTACATTGGAG GATATGCGGTTGCTCTTGATATGACTGCTAGGGAACTCCAAGCTACTGCCAAG GCATCTGGTCTCCCTTGGACTCTTGCTAAAGGACAGGATACTTTCACTCCAATAAGCTCTGTT CTGCCAAAGGCGATGGTGCATGATCCTGATAACCTAGAACTTTGGCTGAAG GTTGATGGTGAAACAAGACAGAAGGGTTTGACAAAAGATATGATCTTCAAGGTTCCGTACCTCATCAGCTACATAAGCTCTATAATGACTCTCTACGAAGGAGATGTCATCTTGACAG GTACGCCAGAAGGTGTTGGACCTGTAAAGATAGGACAGAAGATAACCGCAGGGATCACTGGTCTATCTGAAGTTCAGTTCGATGTTGATAGGCGTCTAAAGCCTTTGAGttaa
- the LOC103833536 gene encoding probable acylpyruvase FAHD1, mitochondrial: protein MATSKIERQFKQGTKIVGVSRNYAAHVNALPKEPVIFLKPTSSYLENGGTIEIPHPLDSLYHEVELAVVIAKKARDVPESTAMEYVGGYAVALDMSAREIQASAKASGLPWTLGKGQDTFTPIGSVLPKAMVHDPDNLELWLKVDGETRQKGLTKDMIFKVPYLISYISSFMTLYEGDVILTGTPEGVGPVKIGQKITAGITGLSEVQFDVDRRVKPLS, encoded by the exons ATGGCGACGTCGAAGATAGAGAGGCAGTTCAAGCAAGGCACCAAGATCGTCGGCGTCAGTCGCAACTACGCCGCTCATGTCAACGCCCTTCCCAAG GAACCAGTTATATTCTTAAAGCCAACTTCATCATACTTGGAGAACGGAGGAACGATTGAGATCCCACATCCTCTGGATTCACTTTATCATGAGGTGGAGCTTGCTGTAGTGATCGCAAAGAAGGCTAGAGATGTACCCGAGTCAACCGCCATGGAATACGTTGGAG GATATGCGGTTGCTCTTGATATGTCCGCTAGGGAAATCCAAGCTTCCGCCAAG GCATCTGGTCTCCCTTGGACTCTTGGCAAAGGACAGGATACTTTCACACCAATAGGCTCTGTT CTGCCAAAGGCGATGGTGCACGATCCCGATAATCTGGAACTTTGGCTGAAG GTTGATGGTGAAACAAGACAAAAGGGTTTAACAAAAGATATGATCTTCAAGGTCCCGTACCTTATCAGCTACATAAGTTCTTTCATGACTCTCTACGAAGGAGATGTCATCTTGACAG GTACACCAGAAGGTGTTGGACCTGTAAAGATAGGTCAGAAGATAACCGCAGGGATCACTGGTCTATCTGAAGTTCAGTTCGATGTTGATAGGCGTGTAAAACCTCTGAGCTAA
- the LOC103833537 gene encoding 40S ribosomal protein S16-3-like, producing MPYEEHVNRESRIASMTVRTEVWENHPLTMATKPAAESVQCFGRKKTAVAVTHCKRGCGLIKLNGCPIELFNPEILRFKIFEPVLLLGKHRFASVDMRIRVKGGGHTSQVYTIRQSLAKALVAFYQKYVDEQSKKEVKDILIRYDRTLLVADPMRCEPKKFGGRGTNGRWNEVSKD from the coding sequence ATGCCATATGAAGAGCATGTGAATAGAGAGAGTCGGATAGCGTCAATGACGGTGAGAACAGAGGTGTGGGAGAATCACCCCCTAACCATGGCGACCAAACCAGCTGCTGAATCTGTGCAATGCTTCGGAAGGAAGAAGACAGCGGTGGCTGTCACCCACTGCAAACGCGGATGCGGTCTGATCAAGCTCAACGGCTGCCCGATCGAGCTCTTCAACCCCGAGATCCTCCGGTTCAAGATCTTCGAGCCGGTCCTTCTCCTCGGGAAGCACCGTTTCGCAAGCGTGGACATGAGGATCCGCGTCAAGGGTGGTGGTCACACTTCCCAGGTTTACACCATCCGTCAGAGTCTCGCTAAAGCTCTCGTGGCGTTCTACCAGAAGTACGTGGATGAGCAGTCGAAGAAGGAGGTGAAGGATATTCTGATTAGGTATGATAGGACGCTGCTTGTGGCGGATCCAATGAGGTGCGAGCCGAAGAAGTTTGGTGGTCGTGGTACCAATGGGAGGTGGAACGAAGTGAGTAAAGATTAA
- the LOC103833538 gene encoding nudix hydrolase 7, translating into MDARAVLLIGEPDNYDGVTVTMEEPMDAEVFTARLRASLSQWRQEGKRGIWIKLPLGLANLVEPAVSEGFRYHHAEPEYLMLVSWISNTPDTIPANASHIVGVGALVLNKNTREVLVVQEKSGYFKDKNVWKLPTGVVNEGEDICTGVAREVEEETGIVADFVEVLSFRQSHKAFLKQKTDLFFLCVLSPRAYEITEQKSEILQAKWMPIKEYVDQPWNQKKEMFKIMANICQKKCDEDYVGFSTVETKTGTGKKSFVYCNADHAKSLNATRGQASSSL; encoded by the exons ATGGATGCTAGAGCTGTTCTACTTATCGGCGAGCCAGACAATTACGATGGCGTTACCGTAACTATGGAGGAACCAATGGATGCTGAGGTTTTCACCGCAAGGCTTAGGGCTTCGCTTTCGCAGTGGAGACAAGAG GGGAAAAGGGGGATTTGGATAAAGCTACCTCTTGGATTGGCTAATCTTGTAGAGCCTGCAGTTAGT GAAGGGTTTAGATATCACCACGCAGAGCCTGAGTACTTGATGCTTGTGTCATGGATCTCTAACACCCCTGATACAATCCCCGCCAATGCTTCTCATATTGTAGGTGTTGGTGCTTTGGTCCTCAACAAAAACACTAGAGAG GTCCTCGTTGTCCAGGAAAAGAGTGGTTATTTCAAAGATAAAAACGTGTGGAAGCTGCCTACTGGTGTTGTCAACGAG GGTGAGGATATATGCACCGGAGTAGCTAGGGAAGTGGAAGAAGAAACTGGT ATTGTTGCAGATTTTGTGGAAGTGTTGTCTTTCAG GCAAAGCCACAAAGCATTCTTGAAACAGAAAACGGATCTGTTCTTCTTGTGTGTCTTAAGTCCACGCGCCTACGAAATCACTGAACAAAAATCTGAGATCTTGCAAGCTAAG TGGATGCCGATCAAAGAATATGTAGACCAGCCATGGAACCAGAAGAAGGAAATGTTCAAGATCATGGCTAACATCTGTCAGAAGAAGTGTGATGAAGACTATGTGGGATTCTCCACTGTGGAAACTAAAACAGGAACTGGTAAAAAGAGCTTTGTCTACTGCAATGCTGATCACGCTAAGAGCCTTAATGCAACGCGTGGCCAAGCCTCCTCTTCTCTTTAA